One genomic window of Halorubrum hochsteinianum includes the following:
- the gap gene encoding type I glyceraldehyde-3-phosphate dehydrogenase yields the protein MSKSNLAAGDDVSDDEVVRVGLNGFGRIGRNVFRAVLENPRIELVGINDVMDVDDMGYLAKYDTVMGRLDGVERDGEELTVGDTSVPLFNVQDPADLPWDELDVDVALECTGIFRTRDDASAHLDGGADTVIISAPPKGEKPVKQLVYGVNHDEYEGDDVISNASCTTNSITPVAKVLDAEFGIDAGTLTTVHAYTGSQSLIDGPMSKRRRGRAAAENIVPTSTGAAGAAQEVLPQLEGKIDGMAMRVPVPTGSITEFVVSLDEQVTEEEVNAAFRDAADSGPLAGVLGYTDDEVVSSDIVGLPFSSYVDLQSTNVIAGGKLLKILTWYDNEYGFSNRMLDMAAYVHDEA from the coding sequence ATGAGTAAATCGAACCTGGCGGCCGGCGACGACGTGAGCGACGACGAGGTCGTTCGAGTGGGGCTCAACGGCTTCGGTCGCATCGGGCGCAACGTGTTCCGGGCGGTGTTGGAGAACCCGCGGATCGAACTCGTCGGGATCAACGACGTGATGGACGTCGACGACATGGGCTACCTCGCGAAGTACGACACCGTCATGGGCCGGCTCGACGGCGTCGAGCGCGACGGCGAGGAGCTGACGGTCGGCGACACCTCGGTCCCGCTGTTCAACGTCCAGGACCCCGCCGACCTCCCGTGGGACGAGCTCGACGTCGACGTCGCCTTGGAGTGTACGGGGATCTTCCGCACCCGCGACGACGCGAGCGCGCACCTCGACGGCGGCGCGGACACCGTGATCATCTCCGCCCCGCCGAAGGGCGAGAAGCCGGTCAAACAGCTCGTCTACGGCGTCAACCACGACGAGTACGAGGGCGACGACGTGATCTCGAACGCCTCCTGTACGACGAACTCCATCACGCCGGTCGCGAAGGTGCTCGACGCGGAGTTCGGCATCGACGCCGGCACCCTCACCACCGTCCACGCGTACACCGGTTCGCAGAGCCTCATCGACGGCCCGATGTCGAAGCGCCGCCGCGGGCGCGCGGCCGCCGAGAACATCGTCCCCACCTCGACCGGTGCCGCCGGCGCGGCCCAGGAGGTTCTCCCGCAGCTGGAGGGGAAGATCGACGGCATGGCGATGCGCGTCCCGGTGCCGACCGGCTCCATCACCGAGTTCGTCGTCAGCCTCGACGAGCAGGTCACCGAGGAGGAGGTCAACGCCGCCTTCCGCGACGCGGCGGACTCCGGCCCGCTCGCGGGCGTCCTCGGCTACACAGACGACGAGGTCGTCTCCTCGGACATCGTCGGTCTCCCCTTCTCCAGCTACGTTGACCTCCAGTCAACGAACGTCATCGCCGGGGGGAAGCTGCTGAAGATTCTCACCTGGTACGACAACGAGTACGGCTTCTCGAACCGGATGCTCGACATGGCCGCGTACGTCCACGACGAGGCGTAA
- a CDS encoding Hsp20/alpha crystallin family protein, producing MDRDDRDDPFGDFFEEIERMMNEMANANGPSADDAGFGDDTHVDAYTTEESVRLVADLPAVSKEDLSLRCDGDALTISAVSDRREYDETVDLPAPVDEHSADATFNNGVLEVSFDRADDSASIDLV from the coding sequence ATGGACAGAGACGACCGCGACGATCCGTTCGGAGACTTCTTCGAGGAGATCGAGCGGATGATGAACGAGATGGCCAACGCGAACGGGCCGTCGGCCGACGACGCCGGGTTCGGCGACGACACCCACGTCGACGCCTACACCACCGAGGAGTCGGTGCGTCTCGTCGCCGACCTCCCCGCCGTCTCGAAGGAGGACCTCTCGCTGCGCTGTGACGGCGACGCGCTCACCATCTCCGCGGTCTCGGACCGGCGCGAGTACGACGAGACCGTCGACCTCCCCGCCCCCGTCGACGAGCACTCCGCGGACGCGACGTTCAACAACGGCGTGCTGGAGGTCTCGTTCGACCGCGCCGACGACAGCGCGTCGATCGATCTGGTCTGA
- a CDS encoding ATP-grasp domain-containing protein, translating into MLRLAMTTDAETFERVRGPLAERGIEVGHVRAKERSLRVSGGDDESADVASADIPGEFDGFDVGLVYPTRLMEGAVVDERLGVPWVNGRDAVVTSRNKAGVLARLDAAGLPTPRTTLVSNPVDESVVVDAVEGFSYPVVVKPNSATRGVGVATATDPDSLLGVVDYLNLIHDYRATGDKSFLIQEFLPDARDYRAMVVDGECAGAVRRELDADALAAGRWKHNVHRGATARGVDLDPEARDLAERAAEALGIDYLGVDLLETDDRLVVNETNARPTVDAATKYEDDFYDRFAALIRRTAERE; encoded by the coding sequence ATGCTCCGGCTCGCGATGACCACCGACGCTGAGACGTTCGAGCGCGTGCGCGGGCCGCTCGCGGAGCGCGGCATCGAGGTCGGCCACGTCCGAGCGAAGGAGCGGTCGCTCCGGGTCTCGGGCGGGGACGACGAGAGCGCGGACGTTGCGAGCGCGGACATCCCTGGCGAGTTCGACGGCTTCGACGTCGGACTCGTCTATCCCACCCGGCTGATGGAGGGGGCGGTGGTCGACGAGCGACTCGGCGTCCCGTGGGTGAACGGCCGCGACGCGGTCGTCACCTCGCGGAACAAGGCCGGCGTGCTGGCGAGACTCGACGCCGCCGGACTCCCCACGCCCCGGACGACGCTCGTCTCGAACCCCGTCGACGAGTCGGTCGTCGTCGATGCGGTCGAGGGATTCTCGTACCCCGTCGTCGTGAAGCCGAACTCCGCGACGCGAGGGGTGGGCGTCGCGACCGCGACCGACCCCGACTCGCTTCTGGGCGTCGTCGACTACCTGAACCTGATCCACGACTACCGCGCGACCGGCGACAAGTCGTTCCTGATCCAGGAGTTCCTGCCGGACGCGCGCGACTACCGAGCGATGGTCGTCGACGGGGAGTGCGCGGGGGCGGTGCGGCGCGAACTCGACGCCGACGCGCTCGCGGCCGGGCGCTGGAAGCACAACGTCCACCGGGGCGCGACGGCCCGCGGCGTCGACCTCGACCCCGAGGCCCGCGACCTCGCCGAGCGCGCGGCCGAGGCGCTCGGGATCGACTACCTCGGCGTCGACCTGCTGGAGACGGACGACCGACTCGTCGTCAACGAGACGAACGCCCGACCGACCGTCGACGCCGCGACGAAGTACGAGGACGACTTCTACGACCGGTTCGCGGCGCTGATCCGCCGGACCGCGGAGCGGGAGTGA
- the eif1A gene encoding translation initiation factor eIF-1A, which yields MSNGDGSGRNDLRMPDDDEVFAEVVEMLGANRVKVRCADGNERTARIPGRMQKRVWIREDDIVLVEPWDWQDEKADISWRYEKSEAEQLREEGHLQ from the coding sequence ATGAGCAACGGAGACGGCAGCGGTCGGAACGACCTCCGGATGCCCGACGACGACGAGGTGTTCGCGGAGGTCGTCGAGATGCTCGGCGCGAACCGCGTCAAGGTCCGCTGTGCGGACGGGAACGAGCGAACCGCGCGTATCCCCGGCCGGATGCAAAAGCGCGTGTGGATCCGCGAAGACGACATCGTCCTCGTCGAGCCGTGGGACTGGCAGGACGAGAAGGCCGACATCTCGTGGCGCTACGAGAAGAGCGAGGCGGAACAGCTCCGCGAGGAAGGTCACCTACAATAA
- a CDS encoding DUF7470 family protein has product MRDTLGLEGIVGVLVVFAGIGILTLHDPVVAGALMVVLAGLALIAKGLTDTVMRSFGLK; this is encoded by the coding sequence ATGCGCGACACGCTCGGACTCGAAGGCATCGTCGGCGTCCTCGTCGTCTTCGCCGGAATCGGCATCCTGACCCTCCACGACCCGGTCGTCGCCGGCGCGCTGATGGTGGTTCTGGCCGGCCTCGCGCTGATCGCGAAGGGACTGACCGACACCGTCATGCGGTCGTTCGGACTGAAGTGA
- a CDS encoding cryptochrome/photolyase family protein codes for MSDRTTCWLLGDQLNPDLDVLDDADEVLLIEAHGFADRKPYHAHKLTLVFSAMRHFRDRLRERGHDVTYVRAPSFGDGLDEFFAERSAGTDGDGDAPDLRLMRPASHGAGDRLRELVAERGGSLELVDNELFWTTPADWRSWAGGEETDIGPDGAADRGYRQENWYRHVRRETGVLMDDGDPVGGEWNYDDANQETPPDDWEPPARPTFEPDELTRETHAWVRERFDTWGNDSLDGFAWPVTREEAQRALDRFVREGLPAFGRYQDAMVGGEPFLSHSLLSPAINLGLLDPREPVRAVERAYEERGVEPGAYDPEEHGDADAGATSLDEFGDGATGSGGPGNGGEAGSDDPVPVPLNAAEGFIRQVIGWREFVRHVYREAMPELADANRLEQRRELPPAYWDGETDMECLSEAVGHVREFGYAHHIERLMVLSNFALIYGANPADLNEWFHLGFVDAYHWVTTPNVVAMGSFGTDVLSSKPYASSGSYVNRMSDHCADCPYAVSRTTGEGACPFNALYWDFLKENEETLRGTGRMGLMYSHVDGKDDAEWAEIRERAARVRELAAAGEL; via the coding sequence GTGAGCGACCGGACGACCTGCTGGCTGCTCGGCGACCAGCTCAACCCCGACCTCGACGTCCTCGACGACGCCGACGAGGTACTTTTGATCGAGGCGCACGGCTTCGCCGACCGGAAGCCGTACCACGCGCACAAGCTGACGCTGGTGTTCTCCGCGATGCGGCACTTCCGGGACCGACTCCGCGAGCGCGGTCACGACGTGACGTACGTGCGGGCTCCGTCGTTCGGCGACGGGCTCGACGAGTTCTTCGCCGAGCGCTCGGCGGGGACGGACGGCGACGGCGACGCGCCCGACCTGCGGCTCATGCGGCCCGCGAGCCACGGGGCCGGCGACCGGCTCCGCGAACTGGTCGCCGAGCGCGGCGGGAGCCTCGAACTCGTCGACAACGAGCTGTTCTGGACGACTCCGGCCGACTGGCGGTCGTGGGCCGGCGGCGAGGAGACCGATATCGGTCCGGACGGGGCCGCCGACCGCGGCTACCGACAGGAGAACTGGTACCGGCACGTCCGCCGGGAGACGGGCGTGTTGATGGACGACGGCGACCCGGTCGGCGGTGAGTGGAACTACGACGACGCGAACCAGGAGACGCCGCCCGACGACTGGGAGCCGCCCGCGCGGCCGACGTTCGAGCCGGACGAGCTGACCCGCGAGACCCACGCGTGGGTCCGCGAGCGGTTCGACACGTGGGGGAACGACTCGCTCGACGGGTTCGCATGGCCGGTCACCCGCGAGGAAGCGCAGAGGGCGCTCGACCGGTTCGTCCGCGAGGGGCTGCCCGCGTTCGGCCGGTATCAGGACGCGATGGTCGGCGGCGAGCCGTTCCTCTCGCACTCGCTGCTCTCGCCGGCGATCAACCTCGGACTGCTCGACCCGCGCGAGCCGGTCCGGGCGGTCGAGCGCGCTTACGAGGAGCGGGGCGTCGAGCCGGGCGCGTACGACCCCGAGGAACACGGCGACGCGGACGCCGGAGCGACCTCGCTCGACGAGTTCGGCGACGGCGCGACCGGGAGCGGAGGTCCGGGAAACGGGGGCGAAGCGGGGAGCGACGACCCCGTCCCGGTCCCGCTCAACGCCGCGGAGGGGTTCATACGGCAGGTGATCGGCTGGCGGGAGTTCGTGCGCCACGTCTACCGAGAGGCGATGCCGGAGTTGGCCGACGCGAACCGGCTGGAACAACGGCGGGAGCTCCCGCCGGCCTACTGGGACGGCGAGACCGACATGGAGTGTCTCTCGGAGGCCGTGGGCCACGTCCGCGAGTTCGGCTACGCCCACCACATCGAGCGGCTGATGGTGCTGTCGAACTTCGCGCTGATCTACGGCGCGAACCCCGCCGACCTGAACGAGTGGTTCCACCTCGGCTTCGTCGACGCATACCACTGGGTGACGACGCCGAACGTCGTCGCGATGGGGTCGTTCGGCACGGACGTGCTCTCCTCGAAGCCGTACGCCTCCTCGGGGAGCTACGTCAACCGGATGAGCGACCACTGCGCCGACTGCCCGTACGCCGTCTCGCGGACGACGGGCGAGGGCGCGTGTCCGTTCAACGCGCTCTACTGGGACTTCCTGAAGGAGAACGAGGAGACGCTCCGCGGCACCGGGCGGATGGGGCTGATGTACTCGCACGTCGACGGGAAAGACGACGCGGAGTGGGCGGAGATCCGCGAGCGCGCGGCCCGAGTGCGCGAACTGGCGGCGGCGGGGGAGTTGTAG
- a CDS encoding aldo/keto reductase has translation MEYTTLGNTGTTVSKICLGCMSFGDSDWREWVLDEAAGKELVERAIDLGVNFFDTANMYSNGESERVLGEALDGYDRDEYVLATKGYFQMDESNPNSGGLSRKAIEQELQHSLDRLGVDTIDLYQIHRWDDETPIEETLAALDDAVRRGDVRYVGASSMWAHQFADALHTSDREGYERFATMQNHYNLAYREEEREMLPLCEKQGIGVMPWSPLARGYLTRPHEEVDATLRGETEEHLYAHPYREGGGLAVNERVEELAAEKGVKMAQIALAWLFHKEWVDTPIVGTTSVEHLEDAVEALDVDLSDSDIEWLEEPYEPVRVSGHE, from the coding sequence ATGGAGTACACGACGCTCGGGAACACCGGCACCACCGTCTCGAAGATCTGTCTCGGCTGTATGAGCTTCGGCGACTCGGACTGGCGCGAGTGGGTCCTCGACGAGGCGGCGGGGAAGGAGCTGGTCGAGCGCGCCATCGACCTCGGGGTGAACTTCTTCGACACCGCCAACATGTACTCGAACGGCGAGAGCGAGCGCGTCCTCGGGGAGGCGCTCGACGGGTACGACCGCGACGAGTACGTCCTCGCCACCAAGGGGTACTTCCAGATGGACGAGTCGAACCCGAACTCGGGCGGCCTCTCGCGGAAGGCGATCGAACAGGAGCTACAGCACAGCCTCGACCGGCTCGGCGTCGACACGATCGACCTCTATCAGATCCACCGCTGGGACGACGAGACCCCAATCGAGGAGACCCTCGCGGCGCTCGACGACGCCGTGCGGCGCGGCGACGTGCGGTACGTCGGCGCGTCCTCGATGTGGGCACACCAGTTCGCGGACGCCCTCCACACCAGCGACCGCGAGGGGTACGAGCGGTTCGCCACGATGCAGAACCACTACAACCTCGCGTACCGCGAGGAGGAACGGGAGATGCTGCCGCTCTGCGAGAAGCAGGGGATCGGCGTGATGCCGTGGAGTCCGCTCGCCCGCGGCTACCTGACGCGCCCCCACGAGGAGGTGGACGCGACGCTCCGCGGCGAGACGGAAGAGCACCTCTACGCCCACCCGTACCGCGAGGGCGGCGGGCTCGCGGTCAACGAGCGCGTCGAGGAACTCGCCGCGGAGAAGGGCGTGAAGATGGCCCAGATCGCGCTCGCGTGGCTGTTCCACAAGGAGTGGGTCGACACGCCCATCGTCGGCACGACGAGCGTCGAACACCTCGAAGACGCGGTCGAGGCGCTCGACGTCGACCTCTCGGACTCCGACATCGAGTGGCTCGAAGAACCCTACGAGCCGGTCCGCGTCTCCGGACACGAGTGA
- a CDS encoding adenosylcobalamin-dependent ribonucleoside-diphosphate reductase — MSSDGVTADDLELPIKRTTGDTMEERLTGNAYHNILPARYLRKNADGEPDEDQEELFDRVARNVALAEAVFEAERQGVDVTVTPDQLKPDHPRRDELAEEVFGAGVTADDDAEATLTEHNVNKFAYDTVVPELPDGVREHVEETADTFRDGMESLSFMPNSPTLMNAGDELQQLSACFVDSPDDDITDIHQTAKEAAEVFQSGGGMGYAFWQLRPYGDAVGSTGGIASGPITFMRTFDQMCETIAQGGARRGAQMGVMRISHPDVIQFIHAKNKDVSLAHSLRLNDPDDFTHNSFADALEEARDLIDEDGKVPEHLRNAVEGHLSNFNISVGVTDDFMDALRNDEEFTFTNPRTGEAHVATPETKELYDMFGLGEHVEVGEELSIPAAEIWDDMIEGAHENGEPGVVYLERINKEHSFDVEENPDHRILATNPCGEQPLEEYEACNLGHINLSTLADLDAPDWRVWSDEHADEYETHADAIDAFLDEAIDFEEFDDRIAYGTRFLENVVTMSDFPVDQIEQKVRDMRKIGLGIMGLAQLYIQLGVRYGSEEGNEIARQLMTHINHESKLASHELAEERGTFNDWDDSKYANPTEYADWFEHYTGLDADEWEDGFPIRNHNTTTIAPTGTTSMIGNTTGGCEPIYNVAYYKNVSDDVQGDEMLVEFDDYFLRTLEANDIDVEAVKEEAQAQMAENEFDGVDGLETVPDAIGELFVVTGDLSAKDHAGVQVACQKGVDSAISKTVNAPNDSTLGDAKEVFEYIYENGGKGVTYYRDGTRSKQVLTTRAQNTEFADESEAAETIVEQINEVFGGVEAFLDNEDVQTAIDAEVAGLLEATEQPRIDYSERSPRPDSLNGVTQRVETGYGKLYVTINEDDEGLPFELFANIGHSGGYTNSFTEALAKVISTALRSGVDPEEIVDELQGTRSPKVAWDKGEQIQSIPDAIGTALRRYLDDDVDKGIPQQQSLDDVEESAASESAGRPSQTDGGAVDAAAGNGALDAPEAADDAAGADDAMQELIAAGESPECPDCGGMNLYYSEGCKTCESCGWSEC; from the coding sequence ATGAGCAGCGACGGTGTCACCGCGGACGACCTCGAACTGCCGATCAAACGCACCACGGGCGACACGATGGAGGAGCGCCTCACGGGCAACGCCTACCACAACATCCTGCCCGCGCGCTACCTCCGGAAGAACGCGGACGGAGAACCGGACGAAGACCAAGAGGAGCTGTTCGACCGCGTCGCGCGCAACGTCGCGCTCGCCGAGGCGGTCTTCGAAGCCGAGCGGCAGGGCGTCGACGTCACCGTCACGCCCGACCAGCTGAAGCCCGACCACCCGCGGCGCGACGAGCTCGCCGAGGAGGTCTTCGGCGCGGGCGTCACCGCCGACGACGACGCGGAGGCGACGCTGACGGAGCACAACGTCAACAAGTTCGCGTACGACACCGTCGTGCCCGAACTGCCCGACGGCGTGCGCGAGCACGTCGAGGAGACCGCCGACACGTTCCGCGACGGGATGGAGTCGCTGTCGTTCATGCCGAACTCCCCGACGCTGATGAACGCGGGCGACGAGCTCCAGCAGCTCTCCGCCTGCTTCGTCGACTCCCCCGACGACGACATCACAGACATCCACCAGACCGCCAAGGAGGCGGCCGAGGTGTTCCAGTCCGGCGGCGGGATGGGGTACGCCTTCTGGCAGCTCCGCCCCTACGGCGACGCGGTCGGCTCGACCGGCGGCATCGCCTCCGGACCGATCACGTTCATGCGGACGTTCGACCAGATGTGCGAGACGATCGCGCAGGGCGGCGCGCGCCGCGGCGCGCAGATGGGCGTCATGCGCATCTCGCACCCGGACGTCATCCAGTTCATCCACGCGAAGAACAAGGACGTCTCCCTGGCCCACTCGCTGCGGCTCAACGACCCCGACGACTTCACGCACAACTCCTTCGCGGACGCCTTGGAGGAGGCCCGCGATCTCATCGACGAGGACGGGAAGGTCCCGGAACACCTCCGGAACGCGGTCGAGGGACACCTCTCGAACTTCAACATCAGCGTCGGCGTCACCGACGACTTCATGGACGCGCTCCGCAACGACGAGGAGTTCACGTTCACCAACCCCCGCACCGGGGAGGCCCACGTCGCGACGCCGGAGACGAAGGAGCTGTACGACATGTTCGGGCTCGGCGAGCACGTCGAGGTCGGCGAGGAGCTCTCGATCCCGGCCGCCGAGATCTGGGACGACATGATCGAGGGGGCCCACGAGAACGGCGAGCCGGGCGTCGTCTACCTCGAACGGATCAACAAGGAGCACTCCTTCGACGTCGAGGAGAACCCGGACCACCGGATCCTCGCGACGAACCCGTGCGGCGAGCAGCCGTTAGAGGAGTACGAGGCCTGTAACCTCGGTCACATCAACCTCTCGACGCTCGCGGACCTCGACGCGCCCGACTGGCGCGTGTGGTCCGACGAGCACGCCGACGAGTACGAGACGCACGCCGACGCGATCGACGCGTTCCTCGACGAGGCGATCGACTTCGAGGAGTTCGACGACCGGATCGCGTACGGCACCCGCTTCCTCGAGAACGTCGTCACGATGTCCGACTTCCCGGTCGACCAGATCGAGCAGAAGGTCCGCGACATGCGGAAGATTGGACTCGGGATCATGGGGCTCGCGCAGCTGTACATCCAGCTCGGCGTCCGCTACGGCTCCGAGGAGGGCAACGAGATCGCCCGCCAGCTGATGACCCACATCAACCACGAGTCGAAGCTGGCCTCCCACGAGCTCGCCGAGGAGCGCGGGACGTTCAACGACTGGGACGATTCGAAGTACGCGAACCCGACGGAGTACGCCGACTGGTTCGAACACTACACCGGGCTCGACGCCGACGAGTGGGAGGACGGGTTCCCGATCCGTAACCACAACACGACGACGATCGCCCCCACGGGCACGACGTCGATGATCGGCAACACGACGGGCGGCTGTGAACCGATCTACAACGTCGCCTACTACAAGAACGTCTCCGACGACGTTCAGGGCGACGAGATGCTCGTCGAGTTCGACGACTACTTCCTCCGCACGCTGGAGGCCAACGACATCGACGTCGAGGCCGTCAAGGAGGAGGCGCAGGCCCAGATGGCCGAAAACGAGTTCGATGGCGTCGACGGCTTAGAGACCGTTCCGGACGCGATCGGCGAGCTGTTCGTCGTCACCGGCGACCTCTCGGCGAAGGACCACGCGGGCGTTCAGGTCGCCTGCCAGAAGGGCGTCGACTCCGCCATCTCGAAGACCGTCAACGCGCCGAACGACTCCACGCTCGGCGACGCGAAGGAGGTGTTCGAGTACATCTACGAGAACGGCGGGAAAGGCGTCACCTACTACCGCGACGGCACCCGCTCGAAGCAGGTGCTCACGACGCGCGCCCAGAACACGGAGTTCGCCGACGAGAGCGAGGCCGCGGAGACCATCGTCGAGCAGATCAACGAGGTCTTCGGCGGCGTCGAGGCGTTCCTCGACAACGAGGACGTCCAGACCGCGATCGACGCGGAGGTCGCGGGCCTGCTCGAAGCGACCGAGCAGCCCCGGATCGACTACAGCGAGCGCAGTCCCCGTCCCGACTCCCTGAACGGCGTCACGCAGCGGGTCGAGACGGGCTACGGCAAGCTGTACGTCACCATCAACGAGGACGACGAGGGGCTGCCGTTCGAGCTGTTCGCGAACATCGGCCACTCCGGCGGCTACACGAACTCCTTCACGGAGGCGCTCGCGAAGGTTATCTCGACGGCGCTCCGCTCGGGCGTCGACCCCGAGGAGATCGTCGACGAGCTACAGGGCACCCGGAGCCCGAAGGTCGCGTGGGACAAGGGCGAGCAGATCCAGTCGATCCCGGACGCGATCGGGACGGCCCTGCGCCGCTACCTCGACGACGACGTCGACAAGGGGATTCCCCAGCAGCAGAGCCTCGACGACGTCGAAGAGAGCGCGGCGAGCGAGTCCGCGGGCCGCCCGAGCCAGACCGACGGCGGTGCGGTCGACGCGGCGGCCGGAAACGGCGCGCTCGACGCGCCCGAGGCGGCCGACGACGCGGCGGGCGCGGACGACGCGATGCAGGAGCTCATCGCGGCGGGCGAGTCGCCCGAGTGCCCGGACTGCGGCGGCATGAACCTCTACTACTCCGAGGGCTGCAAGACGTGCGAGTCATGCGGCTGGTCGGAGTGTTAG